caaggtaccactgtatattattttccttctctttttcttttaacactcCCTGTTGAGTGTCCCAAAAGGCCACAAATAGACCAAAGGAAAAGCTAAGTCAATCTTTATTTGTTACTCTTGTGAGGAATGGAAAAATCTTGTGTGACGGCAGTTTAACAGGCAACTTTAGTGGCTTATTTTTCCAGAATATTTGGGTGGAACTGCCACAACTTTGGGGGCGTTTGACTTcatggaggttccactgtgccATAAAGTAGACTATGAGTTTGCACCTTGCATGAAGAAGGCATCTTCGGGAGAAAGGTGGCTCCGCTGCAGGAAATTATGTCCTTCATGTAGACCGGCTCGGGCTTCACCGACTTGGTGATGTGGATCGCATAGCCCTGAAAAAGAGAACGCAATGCAAGATCATGTGtatgtcttattttaaaatgcctGCACAAAAATGATCACTACATTGTCGTTCTGAGTGGCTCTTATGATCTTgcggtttttttgtttttgtttgtttgtttgtttttttgccagaaTATCGAACAATCCTTTAGCTGACTCAGCACAGTGGCATGGAGGAGCACCGACTCTGTTTACATCCTGTGTTAGCATGCTGGCAGTAAGCAGATAAATGGCCTGCATCAGGAAAAATACATACTAATTTAAGGAGTAATCATGTCATCTCATCTTGACTGAGTCGTCAAATTCTCCAAGCTGAAACCAAGATATTCACACAAAAACTTTACAAGTGgcggaaaaaatgttttggcacATAATCCACAAATATTGCTGACACGATGTGCCTTTTTACAAAAGGTAAGGAAAGGCTTATCGAGCATACGCGTGGTAAGTTCCTGCAAAATAGCTGTATTTTGAGGGGAATAACGTATTAATAATATCCCCCAGACTGTGTATATTTTCTACTGATTACAGCGTATCACTTCTTGTACAAAAAACCCACACATTTAGCTATAattctgtactgtactggaggTTTAAGGGAATAACATTAGATTCCTTTtagatagtttaaaaaaaaaaaaaaaatcaaatgatgTTCCAcgaattcattttaattttaatgtatattttgtacaaaagccaACTAAATTCTTGTTAGAACAGGCTCATCTAGCAtacacagacatgcaaacaccagacatgaaaaaggtgacagaaaaaatacaaattgtcgTGAAAACTGCAGAGAAtttcttaaaattattttaacataaattaagccaTTTGGAAGACtttgaagagtacaataaggcaaaatcaacacattttcttcactcagaaaaacatttatttacaccgctcaagtacaaatttaagattataaTCAAATTTgtctaatttctttgcttttttgttttggcttccaacttgagccaggcccatctccacctgcacctggtgcctgcttcaagctgtgccacatgaatagcatcctcctctttaagcactctcattctggaaaagaattgactaaaatcattctgtttcacttcatttttcactattaccaacttcaaagtctaatcccaaatgcatcctccaggaaaatattaagtacaatacttTCATTGttcatttctgaatttgaagttagttcattctgtgttgtgacataatccctaataTCGCcctgtcgcttaatacatttaaaattaacatccgtaaactaattagataattgttgccgtgtttcctaattaatacaagatgtactagcggatcagcacctcaatgcgaaaatacaaaagaccagtgcaacaaatacgacacgggctgatctgatgagcaaaaatcttGCTTAActgtaagagtagcaatagaggatgtccgctcctgaggtgggtagagtaaccaaacattgtactcaagtaagagtactgttacttgacaataatgtgactcaagtaaaagtaaaaagtagtcctccaaaaaaaatacttaagagtaaaaagtacacagtgaaataattactcaagtactgagtgaatagcacaaacaattaaaaaaaataaataattacatttgcaATTTAGTGCACAgcgttttctcaagttataagtgagctgaaatatccacatttgggcagacagtgccaaacaaatactacaatacatgaaagctgttgtttttgttcgtctaaagaGTAGTGCGCCGCTGCCTTCATGGTAATGACGaacttcccaacatggccgccacgtaggtaCGACAATCAGCCGGGGTGGTTTATCTactgttaatacctatgcccgggaagcccaagaGAAGAtgtcgtgtgaggtcatgtgactttcttgtgtcgtttgattggtgaactagacttaaacatcactagcgcttaaattagaaacagtgcccaatgcggaagtctgaGTCggagtctcgcgcacgaaatagttgatgaaTAAGCAATAACTGATAAATAAAAGTCACGAGCGACATtcagatcattgtaatggaaaaaaagtacagttacCGCGAGCTgtcagcgttcaaggagtacgaaacagcctatgacgacggCAACAGCGACAAgcccccccaggaaaaactcatcggctCTATACAATTCATGTGAATGACCTATTTTGAGTTAAAAATGGCgaatttgacttcccgacggaccctcctacagtgtgatctccctgtagttgtaacacaccctccggtcccccttcttaaaaagggggaccaccaccccagtctgccaatccagaggcactgtccccaatgtacacgcgatgttgcagaggtgtgtcaaccaggacagccccacaacatccagagtctttaggaactctgggcgaatctcatccacccccggggccttgccaccgaggagctttttaaccacctcggtgacctcaaccccagagataggagagcccgccccagagaacccagactctgcttcctcatgggaaggcgtgtcggtggaattgaggaggtcttggaagtattctccccaccggctcacaacgtcccgagtcgaggtcagcagcgccccgtccacactatacacagtgttgatggtgcactgcttccccctcctgcgATGCCacatggtggaccagaatttcctcgaagccgtccggaagtctttctccatggcctcaccgaactcctcccatacccgagtttttgcttcagcgaccaccaaagctgcattccacttggccagccggtacccatcagctgcctcaggagtcccacaggccaaaaagacccgataggactccttcttcaggttgacggcatccctcactgttggtgtccaccaactggttcggggattgccgccacgacaggcactgaccaccttacggccacagctccggtcggctgcctctgCAATGGAGGCGCAAAACATGGTTCACTCGgacccccgcctcccccggaacatgagcaaagttctgtcggaggtgggagtttaaACTCCTTCTAGCAGGGGagtctgccagacgttcccagcagaccctcacgatacgtttgggcctgccacgtcggaccggcatcttcccccaccatcggagccaactcaccaccaggtagtgatcagttgacagctccgcccctctcttcacccgagtttCCGAGagatgcggccgcaagtccgatgacacgaccacaaagtcgatcatcaaactgcgacctagggtgtcctgatggcaagtgcacgtgtggacacccttatgcttcaacatggtgttcattatacAACGAACAAtacgtgatgagcacagaagtccaataacagaacaccgctcgggttcttaTCGGGGGggcccgttcctcccaatcacgcccttccaggtctcactgtcccccagcagaacgatggagtccccagcgggagcgctctccagcaccccctccaaggactccaaaaagggtgggtactctgaactgttgtttgatgcataggcacaaacaacagtcaggacccatccccccacccgaagacagagggaggctaccctctcgtccaccggggtgaaccccaacgtacaggcgccgagccggggggcaataagtatacccacaccttctcggcgcctctcaccgtgggcaactgtagagtggaagagagtccaacccctctcgagaggactggtaccagagcccaagctgtgtgtggaggcgagtccgactatatctagtcggaacttctcgacctcacacaccagctcgtgctccttccctgccagagaggtttacattccacgtccctagagccagcttctgtagctggggatgggatcgccaaggtccctgccttcggccaccgcccagcttgcactgcaccAGACCCCTaaggcccctcccacaggtggtgagccaggcacgttaccctttcgggctgtgcctggctggggccccatgggtgcaggcccggccaccagacgctcgcctttgagccccacctcaaGGACAGAAACCATCTCAGTAATAAATGGAATGAACGAGTTAGAGCACCTGTAAGAGAGGCTGACTGCTGGCGAGCCTCAGAGACTCCTGCAGGCGAAAATTGAACTTTTTCTCCTGTGCTGGATCTTTCACGATGTAGGCGTCAGGAGACAGAAAGCTCCCGGCTTTACCGCTCTGAAACATAAAGACTCTCTCAGACACgtgaaatttattttattgtcactGGTCATTTAGTGGCAAACCTTGTCCAGCCAGTGTGTGTTGACAATGGGGATTCCTTTGGCCACCGCGCACAAAAACTTGACAGTCCTGCGCACCTTGTCGGTCACAAGGCAGTTCATGTCTGCGACGCCATTAGCCAAAGCGCCTCCCAAACGGGCCAGCACTCTCTCCCCGGCATCGTCCACCACCCCCGTGAACAGCACCTGAGAGCGGATGACACAAGTAGCCCCGCTTGTTGTTGTTAACCTGTCATTTATTCATCAAAGATCAAATACAAGACCAGTATCAAGACAATTAGTTTGGGGCTGAAATGGAcacagggggtcctcagtttccCGAAATACAACTTTGAGGTtacaaacaacacaacaataaaTTAAGAATAACTTGTCACACGGAACAAGACATGTTCAGGTGCCACTgaaattactgtttttcatttgattatttggaatgtgcaaatttttttttaagtgttttttttcctacaaatcTTTAATGTTAATATGACTACTACAGCATTAGCGTAGGTTAGCGATAAAATACAACCCCTTAGGCCCCGCCACACACCAGGCAACGCAACTAGGGATGTAACGATTTCTAAATctcatatttcagttttataATGGTATAATCTCACGGTACGATAATTACTGCGATATTGTGGAAAAGCTCACGGCATTGCAGGAAGTTTCATCATGGTACAGGTGGAGTGTAGAGGCGCACGCAGCAAAGCGAGAAGACATCTTTAAATCATATTACCATGCACTTCTATCCCCGTCCATCCAACGATTACGTTTGTATACTTCCAACATGGCCGTgcatcctgtgtgtgtgtgtgtgtgtgtgtgtgtgtgtgtgtagggggggcTTTTATTACCATTGCAACATTGCATCTTCTGTCAAATAGTGGCCGGGGAGTGTTTGATGGTAAAAATATTCCTGGCATACAGTGTGAAGTTGGAGTTTcgaacaaaaagacaaacaagcagCATTAAAGCCGGGGGAAGAATAGGAAAATCCAGTCCTACTGGAAAACGTACTTATTGAGAATTGCAGAGAAACAGCAAGAACCAATACAGACTGGGCAGAAACCAATAAGTCtgaacataaacatggacacGCAGTTGCACAACGTTGTGGAGCGACTGCCTGTGAGACCACTACGCTCATCATCATTAAAGACATCTCCACATAACATTATGGGATTATCTGTAATTCTATGATGGGACCTCATTTACAACATGCGGTAAGACTCCGCACTTTAATGTTCACTTTAGATAGAGCCTGCTATTTTGGTGAGAAACCGCTCAAATGGGTTTAGCGATCATCCTGTGTGATAATTACAGGTGGGTATCTATGATGGTGTACAACCTGGGGCAAATAAAAATTGTTCTGACAAAGGCCTCGACTCATTGACTGGACATTATATTTATTGTCATTTGTGGTGGCATAGAACAACACTGTATCATACTAGGGGCTTCCTTCGTTCCCCCTCTCTTAGGTCAATAAGGGGCCCCTCGTTTCACAAATGTGCCCTGTCTTTGAAAAGGCAGAAAGTTTGATGCGGCGCTTGTAATagctctcattagattgtggagGTGGACCTAATGTTCTGGCCGGTGTAAAAGAGTGAAAGgggaacaaaataaatcaacaacatACACAAACCTTGTAAGAGTGGCTGGCATCTCGTGATCGGCGACTCAGTAATGGGGAAGCGTAAGAGTTGCAAGAAGTCATGGGAGAGGAATCTATGGAAGCATCTCGCGTTTTTCTCTTGCTGCTGATTGGCATCTGAGGCTATAAAAGATTAAGATGAAAGACAAAGCATCAACATGTATGGAATTATAATCGGGAAGCCGTTAATTTAGCACTTAATTCATTAGTGGATCAACAGTGACATTAGCCATGAGTTAGGGTACTCTGGTGGGTTAGCGGGAGGAAGGAAAGCGTCATGCTTTCAGTGATGATGACTGAAGCGCATTAGTTAAAAAGGCTGAATCAGAAGAGAGACAAGCAGCACTCTAGATTGATGTGCCGCAATATCAACTATTAGCTACTTAACATTCCATTTAGTGGCCACAActttaggtacacttgcacagttGAATCAGAGCCAATACCAGCACGCTATGATAAAATCGGACTATAGGCAATGGCAAACCTCCCCCCAAGGCCAGGCATTCCTAAACACGTCCATCTgaattgtgatttaaaaaaaaaaaaaagaaaattttcaaataaaacacatggATGAAGTTACCTGTGCACTTTTGCCAGGACCGCCAGATGCTGCACTTCCATCCTCGATGGCTGTGGCAGGAGGAGATTCCTTAGCATTCCTGCCCCGCTGAAGGCAGGACGCGCTAGCTCTTCTCTTTGCTTGGACCGGAGCTGGATTCTCATCTTTCACTTTTGCCTCCAACACCctcttccttcctttcctcTTGTCTTTGGCCTCCCCTTCATCGCTGCCTGGGGGAGCTATTAGAGCCTCAGAAGTTTCACTTTTTACCGTCCTCTGCAATCTGGCCCTGATATTTCTTTTAGGCAGAGGAGATTCAGCAGCGGAGTTGTTCGAGGGTTCTTTTATATTTGCTCGCCTCCTCCCCCTAGTGGCAGCTGCCTGTTTTGACTCTGGCTTCTCCTCCTCAGCTTCATCAAAAACCTTAGTGGTTAACAGCTCTGGCTTCCTGGCCCTCTTGCCTTGTGGCGTAGGCTTAGGAGCAAGATTCTGACTCAATATGGGGGGGATAAAGTTGGGCCCGGGTTCCGTTTTggcccttcctcctcctcgtctccctcctcttcctctctgagAGACGAGGCTGCTGCTGCAGGACATCTCCGAAGCAAGGGCGTTGGGTGAGCTGGATCTCAAAAGTGCTCCTGGGGGCGAAGCTCGGCAACTGCCCTGCTCTGATTGTTCTGTGAGACCAGCTGCCACTGTCCGCCTCCTCGTGATGGGCGCCTGGTTAGGCCCGTTGGACCTTTTCATCCCTTGGCCTCGCCCCTGACTCCCTTGAGTGCTTGAAGCGGACACTTCGGAGCTGACAGAGTTGGAGGAGTTGGAGCGGGATCTAGTCCTCTTGGCTGGCACATCATCTTGATCTGGAGCGGGTATAACGGCGATGGTTCTTCTGGCTACCCTTTGGCCTCTCTGTGTCGCCCGgggtttttcttctttgttttgttgacgCTCTTTCTCTGCTTGATCCCGTTTCTGTCTATCTTTAGCTTCTGTTTCCAGTCTCTCACATCCTTTTTGTTCCTCCGCCCCTTCtgtttcttctctttcttttctttccttctgTGCAATTTCGTTTCGTCGTCTCTCTTGCTCCCTATTTTGGACCTCAAAAAGGTTGGTCTGCTGCCTCATAGCCTCGTCTTCACTCTTGCTCCCAGCAGGCCAACACTTCCGGGTCATTCCTCTGGCTTTGTTGCCAATTGCTTGTCTTTTTTCTATTGGTTCCTCCTTTTCTCTTAGTAGTGAAGGTGTTCCTCTTGAGTGTTTAGTGGTACTGGTTCTGACTTTAGATTGACTGTGTAGAGCCTGTGGGCCCGGTTCACTAGAACTCATTGGCTTTTGTTCAACTGCAGAGGTCTCGGTCTCATCCACTTGAGAACATACAAGTGACTGTGTCTCGTCTTCAATTTGCAGTGGTTTGGCTTTTCTTTTCCTCAGGCCAGGGACCAAGATCTCGCTGTCAGCCTCTTCATCTTCACATGTGTCCATGAGCTGAGTTGCAGCAGAAGAGACTTCAAAGTTCACAAGCGTCTGAGTCTCTGTTTTCTCTTGAGCAGGACCTGATTCATCTTTGTCATCGTTAGGCAGGGTGTCAAGATTAGGCTGAGTCTCCTCTTCATCTGGTTGTATTGAAGTTACTAATGGAGACTCATTACTGCTCCCTTGGCCTTCAGCTCTGTACTTTGAAAGACTTTTACCATTAAAACCTTCTTTCGGGATTTCAAGAGTACTGCTGAGGGACTGTGACTCCTCATTTATTTGTAGCGGCCTTGCTTTTCTTTTATTGCGCACGAGTGGAATTGAGTCGTCCTCGTCATCGCTTTCCTCATTTTCACTTGTAGCAATAGGTTGGGTCACAACTATACTAACAGCTTGAGGTGTAATGGCCAAAACGTTAGAACTTACATTGGGTTGCATCTCTTTATCAAGCTGCACCTTACTTGCGTGCAAGACTTCAATTAAGTCTTCAACATCAGTTTCCTCATTTTCACTTGCAGCCAAGGGCTGGGTTGGGGCTATACTCATAGACTGATGATTAGTAGCTAAACTGTAAGAACTTGTATTGGGTTGCGTCTCTTTATCAAGCTGTACTTTTCTTTCACAAAAGACTGGAATCAAGTCCTCATCATCGCTTGCTTCATTTTCACTTGTAGCCAAAGGCTGTGTGGCAGCTATACTCATAGGCTGGGTTGCAACAGCCAAACTGTAAGAACTTGTATTGGGTAAAGTCTTGTTATTTATCTGCACTTTTACTTCATGTAATACTGGAATCAAGTCCTCACCAGCGCTTTCCTCATGTTCACTTATCGCCATAGGTTGGGTTGTAACAGCCAAAGCATAAGCACTTATATCGGGTTGCTTCTCTTTATTAAGCTGCACTTTACTTTCACATGTGACTTCAATCAAGTTTTTGGCGTCAGTTTCCTCATTTTTACTTGCAGCCGTGGGCTTGGTTACAGCTATACTCAAAGGCTGATGATTAGCAGCTAAATCATAAGAATTCACATTTGGTTGATTCTCTTCATTAAGCTGTACCTTCCCGTTACCCAAGACTGGAATCGAGTCCTCATaacatttttcactttcacttgTAGCCATAGGTTGGGTCGCCGCGATACTTGTAAGCTGACAATTATCAGCCAAACTGTAAGAACCCAAATCTGTTTCTTTAGCAATCTGGTTTGGTTGAAAATGGGTGACAGGACTGTTTGTAGTCGGGCGCTCCTCTTCATGAATTGCAGTCATGAGTTGCGTTTCAGCCAAAGCAAGGGTAGAAGAGGTGGGCAAGTCAAAAGGTTGGGTCTCTGTATCTTCCCCTGGGTCTTCTTCAGACTCACTGTAAGGCTCCAAAATATAGGGCTGCGTTTCTTGTAAAGCCAAATTTACCTGCTGCACCTCGAGCAACACTGGACTCCTGGCAGGCACCTCATTGGCCTGGGTGGCCTCCATGTTTAAGTCATTCCCAAGTGATTCTGGGTCTGCGCTTGAAATATTTGCATATGCTTGGGTATCAGCCTCAGTTACAGAGACAAAGGCCTGGGTGCTCTCCATAGCCAGAGCCTGGCCTGCACTCTCCAGGTGGCTACTGTCAGACAACCCCAGCTGTAAAGACGCTCCTCCGCTAGGCAGCTCTTCCATGTCCTCGCTGGATGATTCACGGCCTGAGGCTCGTCTGGCATCATGGAGGCCACTTTGGACCTGCCCTCGGGTCTGAAGGATAAAGGACTGCGTCTCAGCAACAATaaagtcctcctcctcctcctggctgTCTGAGCATGAAGACAAGGCTGCAGATCTTACTGCACTGTTGAATCCATCTAGGGAACAGAGAGGAAAATGCTCTCTAAGCATTGCCTTTGGAGACATGCAGAAAGTTACCAAATAAAGCTTTCCACCCATGCACTAAAGTTTGATTCGGATTAGATAAACCCTTATCAGGTTTGTGTTTCCACAGCATGTTGCCATGATCATGAGAGCTACCTAAACTGAGTGGCAGTTTTTGATATGGACAACATGGGCAGCAACTCAGGGCAGCACCGCCaccagtacaaaaaaaaaagaaataaaacgcACCTTGTGACTGGCTGACACAAGGACTCAAGCATTTCGGCGCAACTTCTGATTGGTTAAGAGCTAGTTTAGCAGGTAGTAACACACATAGATATtgacaggggtgtcaaaactcattgtagttcaggGTGCACATAAACCCTAATATGATGTTAAAGAGGCAGGACTACTAAAATCTAACCATACCTGATATAATTATAAGTATTATATGTTTTTCCTTTTGcttgaatgcaaaacaaatcaaatacattaggaaaaacatatttaaacaaatttcttgagaatattttgcttcagtttgtcatctacAATGTGTGCATAATAACTGATCACTGTGATTGTATTCTAAAGGCACAAAACTCtaagtcacaggtatttggGAACTTGAATCAACATATGAAGACCTAGGAATTACCaccatcccgttttttacaggaacataataattctcaaaattaccCTTAATCCCCATCACCACaatgtcttttgtattttttcattttaaaaattcatccTGCTGTCCGGACCGGACCCCCTAATGGGCCGGTTTGGGCCCGTGGGCTGTATGTTTGACCCCCCTGGTATAGAACACTAGATGGAGCCTCGACAAAAGAGAGAACTGGAGCAATTTGTAGagtggccgccatcttgagACACACTAtgccccaccccacacacactttatttctataaaaaataaaaaatacaaaaataatcataactCAATGAATTTCTAAGCGATTTTCATGCAGTTCATTTTGTTACAAACACCAGACGTAGCTACGATACAAAAAGAATCAGTGtgtgttgaaaatgtttcttcACTCAAAAATTGTTACTCTTAAGGAAATAGTAAGTTGAAAAACAGCCGAGACCTTTAAGCTATGTGCAACCATAAGCCACACAATACTATGGCGCCTTCGTACCTGAGGTACTTGACTGTAAACATTAAAGCAAAATGTTATGAAAGCCCAAATTATAAAATTACCCACATTTTGTATCATTACTATGTGGCTGCCCACCCAGCGAGTCATTCATGCCAGAACCCCCACTGCCTAAGATATGTAAATAGCGTGACATGACACTAACAATAATACAGCACATATTTGCCAATTTAACAAAGTGCACTTCTTTTCTTCCTGTTCAAAGGAATACGGACAAATAACTGTTTACCAATCAACGCCGAAAGCGTACCATTAGCACCCCAACGAAGGTGTCACTCAAAAGTATGTGGAATATTTTTGGAGCCTAGAATGGAAACATATAATGGAAACAGattgataaatataagaaaacgacgctccggttgcacaaaatccttgacgTGTTCCGTCCACAATAAaagccacatttgtttttgaaatgtgaacgACTGCAAAAAAAGATCggctttaacaaaaaaatctgaattgggcatcatgccctgcagtgtaaACGTAGCCaaagaggcctgggtcagaTATGACAAAAATTGAagtgtactgttcacattgacatgaaaaaaaaaatctgatacatgtcacattgggggggggagaggaaaaaataataatttacctGCAATATGAAAATAGTCTAACTTATGTTTAAACGGACCCAGAGAGGGACTGAGGAAAGCTTGGGTCTCCATCTCCTCTACTTCTCtttctgaaaacatgcaaaagcGTTAATAACAGCATCCATAGCAAAACAATATATaacaaagaaaagtcaaaacaaaacaatacgcGAATAAGAAAAGTCACTCCCCCCCAGGAAAAGCTCATCGGAACTAAACGATTcacataaatggcctattttgagtttaaAACTGCGGATTTCACCCAAAGGCGACCAATTTGCATGTATGAAAACtataataaagaataaaaatgatatGGGTTCTctacattgcagatttttacccATCACggttgggtctggaacatattcaCCCGATAAACGGGGCTTCACTGTACAAAGGTAACAATGCTCAGTTCTGATTGATGAGTATGtgtattattgtgtttgtagtttgcagtggtatagaactgcttttttaaatattgtgacAGTCTTTGAAGAATTTCCCAAAATATTGGAAAGAAACAGCACTCAGTATC
The genomic region above belongs to Phyllopteryx taeniolatus isolate TA_2022b chromosome 6, UOR_Ptae_1.2, whole genome shotgun sequence and contains:
- the mdc1 gene encoding mediator of DNA damage checkpoint protein 1 isoform X2, with the translated sequence MDATQVINDSILETDEEENEEVKTHKGRQPLAKLCILKNDHVPEREFPLFMGDNVLGRDIGTCTLPLPAPCVSKQHATICISVHRRRGSRSGVDMEALVWDLGSMNGTRKGRLKLTPNVRYALSEGDRLVMADIPCQYVSISEDVGGGTSDVRSSFPGDSVEESDSIKVSASKVSQASATVSCLGEEEKEPAPNSCVSFEATSVQLHGTVVPDSESDSDGEGPRHRESRCKLLGSDSDSHKATPTCSTFLSPTNKIVPESPYCVDESPITPSSSTREKPHGHVSFSKKEPDVVVGGQHKKNTLEIVDDSDEDEAGAVEKGQTPGRATLEEREHSVLEQLKSKASFTEEELSQLSTSTVSTLAIPKFNMDSDTDMEEDGGKAELVPDRRANAACFHMDSDTDVDEEGDTSAPPVHPDGPVSHMSADAKKADAAPPVLPDDFQLDSNTDVDAEAGGTTWDETPSRLDLIGEISKSDDNQASVFNTHVNVSDSATISNDSNAVRDPPHLSPVATTPSSVTPGITAAAVQSDSDADTDVDESSAPPADGDSDTDVEEEKNPIILPGIKPSCLQAPNLQHCSTPVQLSDGFNSAVRSAALSSCSDSQEEEEDFIVAETQSFILQTRGQVQSGLHDARRASGRESSSEDMEELPSGGASLQLGLSDSSHLESAGQALAMESTQAFVSVTEADTQAYANISSADPESLGNDLNMEATQANEVPARSPVLLEVQQVNLALQETQPYILEPYSESEEDPGEDTETQPFDLPTSSTLALAETQLMTAIHEEERPTTNSPVTHFQPNQIAKETDLGSYSLADNCQLTSIAATQPMATSESEKCYEDSIPVLGNGKVQLNEENQPNVNSYDLAANHQPLSIAVTKPTAASKNEETDAKNLIEVTCESKVQLNKEKQPDISAYALAVTTQPMAISEHEESAGEDLIPVLHEVKVQINNKTLPNTSSYSLAVATQPMSIAATQPLATSENEASDDEDLIPVFCERKVQLDKETQPNTSSYSLATNHQSMSIAPTQPLAASENEETDVEDLIEVLHASKVQLDKEMQPNVSSNVLAITPQAVSIVVTQPIATSENEESDDEDDSIPLVRNKRKARPLQINEESQSLSSTLEIPKEGFNGKSLSKYRAEGQGSSNESPLVTSIQPDEEETQPNLDTLPNDDKDESGPAQEKTETQTLVNFEVSSAATQLMDTCEDEEADSEILVPGLRKRKAKPLQIEDETQSLVCSQVDETETSAVEQKPMSSSEPGPQALHSQSKVRTSTTKHSRGTPSLLREKEEPIEKRQAIGNKARGMTRKCWPAGSKSEDEAMRQQTNLFEVQNREQERRRNEIAQKERKEREETEGAEEQKGCERLETEAKDRQKRDQAEKERQQNKEEKPRATQRGQRVARRTIAVIPAPDQDDVPAKRTRSRSNSSNSVSSEVSASSTQGSQGRGQGMKRSNGPNQAPITRRRTVAAGLTEQSEQGSCRASPPGALLRSSSPNALASEMSCSSSLVSQRGRGGRRGGGRAKTEPGPNFIPPILSQNLAPKPTPQGKRARKPELLTTKVFDEAEEEKPESKQAAATRGRRRANIKEPSNNSAAESPLPKRNIRARLQRTVKSETSEALIAPPGSDEGEAKDKRKGRKRVLEAKVKDENPAPVQAKRRASASCLQRGRNAKESPPATAIEDGSAASGGPGKSAQPQMPISSKRKTRDASIDSSPMTSCNSYASPLLSRRSRDASHSYKVLFTGVVDDAGERVLARLGGALANGVADMNCLVTDKVRRTVKFLCAVAKGIPIVNTHWLDKSGKAGSFLSPDAYIVKDPAQEKKFNFRLQESLRLASSQPLLQGYAIHITKSVKPEPVYMKDIISCSGATFLPKMPSSCKPHTMVISCTEDWPLCLAAVSASLPVVSAEFILAGILQHKLDFETHKLSGPLRHLQPAGGRRPGRKKT